A genomic window from Cryobacterium sp. SO2 includes:
- a CDS encoding ABC transporter ATP-binding protein has product MSTADHTPAAQPIAAPALRVQNLSVRFGSGTDVVRGVSFTVGAGECLAIVGESGSGKSVTARSLLGLAGAGAQVSADELSLAGDSVLGLSEAAWRRRRGRDVGLVLQDALASLDPLRPIVREIGDSLRLHTRLGTADRTRRVLEILDAVGLPEPHLYAGRRSGELSGGQRQRALIAAALALDPPLLVADEPTTALDVTVQAQVLDLLDQVRARGTAIVLISHDLAVVSRIADRIAVMHDGRIVETGTTAEVLQSPRHAETRRMLAAVPVDRPRGSRLAPYTAVREPAPLPLPLRLTLPDAPTSRVPVGVSTRSPTPEPTADPVLALEAIGLSKSFRGPHGTVHLAVDEVSFRLPRGSTLGIVGESGSGKTTTARLALALTAADAGEVRLLGEPWSTLPERDRRARRALVGAVYQDVLGSFDPRLSVREILRHAVMVAGTDRMAGRVLELLDDVGLAATVLDRRPTDLSGGQRQRVGIARALASSPEVLICDEPVSALDVSVQAQVLDLLDELQRELSLSLLFISHDLGVIQHVSDQVAVMHDGRIVESGSAEQVFTAPAHPYTRALLAAVPRVA; this is encoded by the coding sequence ATGAGCACGGCAGACCACACCCCGGCCGCACAGCCCATCGCGGCACCGGCCCTCCGGGTGCAGAACCTCAGCGTGCGCTTCGGTTCCGGCACTGACGTCGTGCGCGGAGTGTCCTTCACGGTGGGCGCCGGGGAGTGCCTGGCCATCGTGGGCGAATCCGGCTCGGGCAAGAGCGTTACCGCCCGCAGCCTGCTCGGACTGGCCGGCGCCGGCGCCCAGGTCAGCGCCGACGAGCTCAGCCTCGCCGGCGACTCGGTGCTCGGTCTCTCCGAGGCCGCCTGGCGTCGCCGGCGCGGCCGTGACGTGGGCTTGGTGCTGCAGGACGCCCTCGCCTCGCTGGATCCGCTGCGCCCGATCGTGCGGGAGATCGGCGACTCGCTGCGCCTGCACACCCGCCTCGGTACTGCCGACCGCACCCGCCGGGTGCTCGAGATCCTCGACGCCGTCGGCCTGCCGGAGCCGCACCTCTACGCCGGGCGGCGCTCGGGCGAACTCTCCGGCGGTCAGCGGCAGCGTGCATTGATCGCGGCGGCCCTCGCCCTCGATCCCCCGCTGCTGGTGGCCGACGAGCCCACGACGGCCCTCGACGTGACGGTGCAGGCCCAGGTGCTCGACCTGCTCGACCAGGTGCGCGCCAGGGGCACCGCCATCGTGCTGATCAGCCACGACCTCGCCGTGGTGAGCCGCATCGCCGACCGCATCGCGGTGATGCACGACGGCCGCATCGTGGAGACCGGCACGACGGCCGAGGTGCTGCAGAGCCCCCGGCACGCCGAGACCCGGCGGATGCTGGCCGCGGTTCCCGTGGACCGGCCGCGCGGATCCAGGCTCGCGCCGTACACGGCCGTGCGGGAGCCGGCACCTCTGCCCCTGCCCCTGCGTCTGACGCTGCCGGACGCTCCGACGAGCCGTGTGCCGGTCGGCGTCAGCACTCGCTCTCCTACGCCGGAGCCCACAGCCGACCCCGTGCTCGCGCTGGAGGCCATCGGCCTGTCGAAGTCGTTCCGCGGGCCGCACGGAACCGTGCACCTGGCCGTCGACGAGGTGTCCTTCCGGCTGCCGCGGGGAAGCACCCTGGGCATCGTCGGCGAGTCCGGCTCGGGCAAGACCACCACAGCCAGGCTCGCCCTCGCACTCACGGCCGCCGATGCCGGCGAGGTGCGCCTGCTCGGCGAGCCCTGGAGCACGCTGCCGGAACGCGACCGCCGGGCCAGGCGAGCACTGGTCGGCGCGGTCTACCAGGACGTGCTCGGCTCGTTCGACCCCCGGTTGAGCGTGCGCGAGATCCTGCGGCACGCCGTCATGGTCGCCGGGACCGACCGGATGGCCGGCCGCGTCCTCGAGCTGCTCGACGACGTCGGCCTGGCCGCCACAGTGCTCGACCGCCGGCCCACCGACCTGTCCGGTGGGCAACGCCAGCGGGTGGGCATCGCGCGGGCCTTGGCCTCCAGCCCAGAGGTGCTCATCTGCGACGAGCCCGTCTCCGCTCTGGACGTGAGCGTGCAGGCCCAGGTGCTCGACCTCCTCGACGAACTGCAGCGCGAGCTGTCGTTGAGCCTGCTGTTCATCTCGCACGACCTCGGTGTCATCCAGCACGTCAGCGACCAGGTCGCCGTTATGCACGACGGCCGGATCGTCGAATCCGGCAGCGCCGAACAGGTCTTCACCGCACCCGCGCATCCGTACACCCGTGCGCTTCTCGCGGCGGTGCCCCGGGTGGCCTGA
- a CDS encoding DUF2071 domain-containing protein, producing MMFPVPRLAATIERRLLINYRVDPVVAAALLPDGLRPQLVRGAGVAGVCLLRLGALRPAWFAPAIGWGAENAAHRIAVEWDDDAGTHTGVYIPERHTASWLPVIAGGRVFPGVHQHARFTGHETDEHIAVAMTAAGATVAADVDLTDDWASELFGTLVDASAFFQNGAVGWSPSRDGRRLEGLRLQTSQWQVTPGRARSVRSSFFDGLPAGSAILDSVLVMRNVPITWSLPRGLAPSAVRTAGSLATMAP from the coding sequence ATGATGTTTCCCGTGCCCCGCCTCGCGGCCACGATCGAGCGTCGTCTGCTGATCAATTACCGGGTGGACCCGGTGGTTGCGGCAGCACTGCTTCCCGATGGACTGCGACCCCAGTTGGTGCGCGGCGCGGGCGTCGCCGGGGTATGCCTGCTGCGTCTGGGCGCGCTGCGTCCTGCCTGGTTCGCCCCCGCCATAGGGTGGGGCGCCGAAAACGCCGCTCACCGGATCGCCGTCGAGTGGGACGACGACGCCGGTACCCACACGGGTGTTTACATCCCGGAGCGGCACACCGCGTCCTGGCTGCCCGTCATCGCGGGCGGGCGGGTCTTTCCCGGTGTGCACCAGCACGCCCGCTTCACCGGCCACGAGACGGATGAGCACATCGCCGTGGCCATGACGGCGGCCGGCGCCACCGTGGCCGCTGACGTCGACCTCACGGACGACTGGGCCAGCGAGCTGTTCGGCACGCTCGTCGATGCGTCTGCCTTCTTCCAGAACGGCGCTGTGGGTTGGTCGCCCAGTCGCGACGGACGCCGGCTCGAGGGCCTGCGCCTGCAGACCAGCCAGTGGCAGGTGACGCCTGGACGGGCCCGTTCGGTGCGGTCGAGTTTCTTCGACGGTCTGCCGGCCGGCAGCGCCATCCTCGACAGCGTTCTGGTCATGCGGAATGTGCCGATCACCTGGAGCCTGCCGCGGGGGCTGGCGCCCTCGGCGGTACGGACTGCCGGTTCGCTCGCTACGATGGCCCCATGA
- a CDS encoding metalloregulator ArsR/SmtB family transcription factor gives MQATSTIDAAGDVFTALAHPTRRQILQDLKDGELAAGEIAARFSATGPTISRHLSVLRVAGLVTERRDANRILYSLAGDRLALSVGDFLSTVCPEQMVLRSIRPAARPAVQAAGGESAGSTKKSAKKAARKSAKKADR, from the coding sequence ATGCAAGCAACCAGCACGATCGACGCCGCCGGCGATGTGTTCACCGCATTGGCGCATCCCACCCGCCGCCAGATCCTGCAGGACCTGAAAGACGGGGAACTCGCCGCGGGGGAGATCGCCGCACGCTTCTCCGCCACCGGACCCACCATCTCCAGGCACCTCTCGGTGCTGCGGGTCGCCGGCCTCGTGACCGAACGGCGCGACGCCAACCGCATCCTGTACTCACTGGCCGGAGACCGTCTTGCGCTCTCCGTCGGCGACTTCCTCTCGACGGTGTGCCCAGAGCAAATGGTGCTCCGCAGCATCCGCCCGGCGGCACGCCCCGCGGTGCAGGCGGCAGGCGGCGAGTCTGCCGGCAGCACCAAGAAGAGCGCGAAAAAGGCGGCCAGGAAGAGCGCCAAGAAGGCCGATCGATGA
- a CDS encoding TetR/AcrR family transcriptional regulator — protein MTDALVQHRPERGRPRSGTARRPDLSATEQILDAAAQLFVERGFAATSTRAIADGVGIRQASLYYHFPSKEQILKVLLMRTVEPSVRVAAYLDAATDPAVVRLAALIGFDTGQLARSSYNIGSLYFLPEIRNELLEPFRLERARLRDTYAALIMQSVEASVRADLGPSEGDTGSALDYLVDVIFGLVESVIAIRADRPDEDAQALVSTILYSSLRVLGHDGESGRRITERAGALLAGMPAAPEVAES, from the coding sequence GTGACAGACGCCCTCGTGCAGCACAGGCCGGAACGAGGCCGACCTCGGTCCGGAACGGCCCGGCGCCCCGACCTCTCCGCCACCGAGCAGATCCTCGACGCGGCCGCCCAGCTCTTCGTGGAGCGGGGCTTCGCCGCCACCTCCACCCGCGCGATCGCCGACGGGGTGGGCATCCGGCAGGCCTCGCTCTACTATCACTTCCCGAGCAAGGAACAGATCCTCAAGGTGCTGCTGATGCGCACTGTGGAACCCTCCGTGCGCGTGGCCGCCTACCTGGATGCGGCGACCGATCCGGCCGTGGTGCGCCTGGCCGCGCTGATCGGCTTCGATACCGGCCAGCTCGCCCGCTCCTCGTACAACATCGGCAGCCTGTACTTCCTGCCCGAGATCCGCAACGAGCTCCTGGAGCCGTTCCGGCTCGAACGCGCGCGGCTGCGCGACACCTATGCCGCACTCATCATGCAGAGCGTCGAGGCGTCGGTGCGCGCCGACCTCGGCCCGTCTGAGGGCGACACCGGTTCCGCCCTCGATTACCTGGTCGATGTGATCTTCGGTCTCGTGGAGAGCGTGATCGCGATTCGTGCCGATCGCCCGGACGAGGACGCCCAGGCCCTGGTCTCCACGATTCTGTACAGCAGCCTCCGGGTGCTCGGCCACGACGGTGAGTCCGGTCGACGGATCACCGAGCGCGCCGGCGCCCTGCTCGCCGGGATGCCGGCCGCGCCGGAGGTTGCCGAGTCCTGA
- a CDS encoding ABC transporter substrate-binding protein → MKKKALAGFVASAAAVALLATGCSSAATTASSAGSTTLRMAFSSDMTTLDPTTIYQYEGNQVLTAVYEGLLEYKGDSTSEIQPLLAEAYTVSEDGLTYTFTLREGVTFADGTVMDSAAVQQSFERLADPDVASQMSYIVAGVASYATPDANTFVVTLSAPNSSFLSLIASPFGPKVINPTVLDAHSDDDALEYLQRATAGTGPYEVTEFSTGQQYTLTRNDSYWGDEPYYEAVTFKIIPDAATQVLQLQGGDLDIISGQPIATVQSFAANDEFEVSSLPTLQKAQLHFKTSGPLADLALREALRSSIDRTALVEQVWGDFAAESTQMYPVDNVADGLATDDWEVDTSTLAGLVSGASLTLGYLADQAQDKQVAEALQAQWQEAGVDITLVPIQGGGEIYGYSSDVASAPDMIYEASYPDSAHPDAWARLFWYSDTAAGNGVLNYLLGGVPAADALMDSGLTTLDAEASAADYAEVGDLLHDSVSYVTIADLQDTFIVRAGITGLDHWLPAPGTLQLKTLTVSK, encoded by the coding sequence ATGAAAAAGAAAGCACTTGCCGGTTTCGTCGCATCAGCGGCCGCCGTCGCGCTGTTGGCCACGGGCTGCAGCTCGGCCGCGACGACGGCGTCATCCGCAGGCAGCACCACACTGCGGATGGCGTTCTCCAGCGACATGACCACACTGGACCCGACCACCATTTACCAGTACGAGGGCAACCAGGTTCTCACGGCCGTCTACGAGGGCCTGCTCGAGTATAAGGGTGACTCTACCTCCGAGATCCAGCCGCTCCTGGCCGAGGCGTACACGGTCTCTGAGGACGGCCTGACCTACACCTTCACGCTGCGCGAGGGTGTCACGTTCGCCGACGGAACCGTGATGGACTCGGCCGCCGTGCAGCAGAGCTTCGAGCGGCTCGCCGACCCCGACGTCGCCTCGCAGATGTCCTACATCGTCGCGGGCGTCGCCTCTTATGCCACCCCGGACGCCAATACCTTCGTCGTCACGCTGAGCGCACCGAACTCCTCGTTCCTCTCGTTGATCGCCAGCCCGTTCGGCCCCAAGGTGATCAACCCCACGGTGCTCGACGCCCACAGCGACGACGACGCCCTCGAGTACCTGCAGAGGGCCACCGCCGGCACCGGCCCCTACGAAGTCACCGAGTTCAGCACCGGCCAGCAGTACACGCTCACCCGCAACGACTCCTACTGGGGCGATGAGCCGTACTACGAGGCCGTCACCTTCAAGATCATCCCCGATGCCGCCACGCAGGTGCTGCAGCTCCAGGGCGGCGACCTCGACATCATCTCCGGTCAGCCCATCGCCACCGTGCAGAGCTTCGCTGCCAACGACGAGTTCGAGGTGTCGTCCCTGCCGACGCTGCAGAAGGCCCAGTTGCACTTCAAGACCAGTGGTCCGCTCGCCGACCTCGCACTGCGTGAAGCGCTGCGCTCCTCGATCGACCGCACGGCACTGGTCGAGCAGGTCTGGGGCGACTTCGCCGCGGAGTCCACCCAGATGTACCCCGTGGACAATGTGGCTGACGGCCTCGCGACCGACGACTGGGAGGTCGACACGTCGACCCTCGCCGGTCTGGTCTCCGGAGCGTCCCTCACCCTGGGCTACCTCGCCGACCAGGCCCAGGACAAGCAGGTCGCCGAGGCCCTTCAGGCCCAGTGGCAGGAAGCCGGCGTCGACATCACGCTCGTTCCCATCCAGGGCGGTGGCGAGATCTACGGCTACAGCAGCGACGTCGCCAGCGCACCGGACATGATCTACGAGGCGTCCTACCCCGACTCCGCCCACCCGGATGCCTGGGCCCGCCTGTTCTGGTACAGCGACACCGCGGCCGGCAACGGAGTGCTCAACTACCTGCTCGGCGGCGTTCCCGCGGCCGACGCCCTGATGGACAGTGGACTGACCACCCTCGACGCCGAAGCCAGCGCCGCGGACTACGCCGAGGTGGGCGACCTGCTGCACGACAGTGTGAGCTACGTCACGATCGCCGACCTGCAGGACACCTTCATCGTGCGCGCCGGCATCACGGGCCTCGACCACTGGCTGCCCGCACCGGGCACGCTGCAGCTGAAGACCCTCACGGTCTCGAAGTAA
- a CDS encoding ABC transporter permease, with the protein MNFPHIAPLSAGLTPAERGAPPRRRFSLLNAFRRKNVGYPERVALVLIIVLTLVLVVAQWITPHGAKDIVGTPLTAPDGDFLLGTDSQGRDVFSRVLLGLQASWFGALGVIVFGVLVGGTIGLIAGMLGGIIDTVLMRLTDAALALPGTLVALMVVAALGPSLQNTLIAVAVTWWPWYARIVRGQTRTVMSLPHADAARLGGFSRTRMALVHVLPGSIGPILVAASLDVGSVLLVLAGLSFIGLGSASPAAEIGSMSADGLTFIFNAPWIALAPAVALFIVALLANFAGDALRELAD; encoded by the coding sequence ATGAATTTTCCGCACATCGCACCCCTCTCCGCCGGGCTCACCCCGGCGGAGAGGGGTGCGCCCCCGCGCCGGCGGTTCAGCCTGCTGAACGCCTTCCGGCGCAAGAATGTCGGCTACCCGGAGCGGGTGGCCCTGGTCCTCATCATCGTGCTCACCCTGGTGCTCGTGGTCGCCCAGTGGATCACGCCGCACGGCGCGAAAGACATCGTCGGTACCCCGCTCACCGCTCCTGACGGCGACTTCCTCCTCGGCACCGACAGCCAGGGACGTGACGTCTTCTCGCGCGTCCTGCTCGGGCTCCAGGCCAGCTGGTTCGGCGCGCTCGGGGTCATCGTCTTCGGCGTCCTCGTGGGCGGCACCATCGGCCTCATCGCCGGCATGCTCGGCGGGATCATCGACACGGTCCTCATGAGGCTCACCGACGCGGCCCTCGCCCTGCCCGGCACCCTCGTCGCCCTCATGGTCGTCGCTGCCCTCGGCCCGAGCCTGCAGAACACCCTGATCGCCGTGGCCGTCACCTGGTGGCCCTGGTACGCCCGGATCGTGCGCGGCCAGACGCGCACGGTCATGTCGCTCCCCCACGCCGACGCCGCACGTCTCGGCGGGTTCTCCCGCACGCGGATGGCCCTGGTGCACGTGCTGCCCGGCAGCATCGGCCCCATCCTGGTGGCCGCGTCCCTCGACGTGGGATCGGTTCTGCTGGTGCTCGCCGGTCTGTCGTTCATCGGGCTCGGGTCTGCCTCGCCGGCCGCCGAGATCGGCAGCATGTCGGCCGACGGCCTCACCTTCATCTTCAACGCCCCGTGGATTGCGTTGGCACCGGCGGTGGCCCTGTTCATCGTCGCCCTGCTGGCCAACTTCGCGGGCGACGCACTCCGAGAATTGGCGGACTGA
- a CDS encoding ABC transporter permease, with protein sequence MQKLILTRIASLAGVMLVLSLAVFFIQRLIPADPVRALVGRTASPEVVAAARVQLGLDDPFFVQYARFLGNLVLHGDLGNSLRTRNPVATDIGAFLPATLELVLVATVLALVGGLVLGILSSRSGWLSSVIRFVTVAGSSSATFLVGILAILVLYRNLGWFPAGGRSETVLAPGPTGFLLVDTLLAGNPAGWLDALRHLLLPAAVLALGPTVAIGRTLRGSLRTVMQADFIRSAHAKGFTWSAVTARHALRNSVNPALSMAGLQIGLLFSGSVIVETIFSWPGVGGYMSKAIGASDFPAIVGVVLVLGGAYVLINFVVDMLQLVIDPRLRSTS encoded by the coding sequence ATGCAGAAACTCATCCTCACCCGCATCGCCTCGCTCGCCGGGGTCATGCTGGTGCTCTCACTGGCCGTCTTCTTCATCCAACGGCTGATCCCCGCCGACCCGGTGCGCGCCCTCGTCGGCCGCACCGCCAGCCCCGAGGTCGTCGCGGCCGCCCGGGTGCAGCTGGGCCTGGACGACCCGTTCTTCGTGCAGTACGCACGGTTCCTCGGCAACCTCGTCCTGCACGGCGACCTCGGCAACTCCCTGCGCACGCGCAACCCTGTCGCCACCGATATCGGCGCCTTCCTGCCGGCGACACTCGAGCTGGTTCTCGTGGCCACCGTGCTGGCGCTGGTCGGCGGCCTGGTACTGGGAATCCTCAGCTCCAGGTCCGGTTGGCTGTCCTCTGTGATCAGGTTCGTCACCGTGGCCGGGTCGAGCTCGGCGACGTTCCTGGTCGGCATCCTCGCCATCCTCGTGCTCTACCGAAACCTGGGCTGGTTCCCGGCGGGCGGGCGCAGTGAAACCGTCCTGGCGCCGGGGCCCACCGGCTTCCTGCTCGTCGACACTCTCCTGGCGGGCAATCCGGCCGGCTGGCTCGACGCCCTCCGCCACCTGCTGCTGCCGGCCGCCGTGCTGGCGCTTGGCCCCACCGTAGCCATCGGACGCACCCTGCGCGGCTCGCTGCGCACGGTGATGCAGGCGGACTTCATCCGCTCCGCCCACGCCAAGGGCTTCACCTGGTCGGCCGTCACCGCCAGGCACGCCCTGCGCAACTCGGTCAACCCGGCGCTGTCCATGGCCGGGCTGCAGATCGGCTTGCTCTTCTCCGGCTCGGTGATCGTGGAGACGATCTTCTCCTGGCCCGGCGTCGGCGGCTATATGAGCAAGGCCATCGGGGCCTCGGACTTCCCCGCCATCGTCGGCGTCGTGCTGGTGCTCGGCGGCGCCTACGTTTTGATCAACTTCGTCGTCGACATGCTTCAACTCGTGATCGACCCCCGACTGAGGAGCACCTCGTGA
- a CDS encoding ABC transporter ATP-binding protein, with translation MTDTDTDTGSGSDTGTAPVARVRDLRVEFDTNDGTVLALRGVDLDILPGEIIALVGESGSGKSVFSSCLMGLPPASRKTTVTGSVWVAGVDMINGDPSHRRDVRRHLMGAVFQDPLTSLDPTMKIGRQVRERGADTARGIAALVDAGVPLPEQRMEQWPHSLSGGLRQRVSIAAALTSDVRGPTGSDVDSLRIRALTDEHDGTPRLLIADEPTTALDVRVQAQIIQLFARLRAEHGCSIVLITHDLGVAAQIADRIAVMYQGEIVEIGEAAAVLGDPQHDYTRRLLGARLDINKVSAAVTVGKPTVPGQARAAEPEPVLSLQGIIKSFPRADGRRGDRLTVVRGVSLDVPAGGSVTLVGESGCGKSTLLRIATGLDSPDSGTVRVSAAGGKPQLVFQDAGSSLTPWLNVNTQIVERLRTRGLSRRDSREEAGAILERVGLDQRAGRSRPRELSGGQRQRVAIARALASSPRILVCDEPVSALDASLASRVLDLLEELRETMGIAILMVTHDLAVAKRIGIDLAVMYAGEIVERGTVAEVFAAPQHEYTRELLAASPSIYTA, from the coding sequence GTGACCGACACAGACACCGACACAGGCTCGGGCAGCGACACCGGCACCGCTCCCGTCGCCCGGGTGCGCGACCTCAGGGTGGAATTCGACACCAACGACGGCACCGTCCTGGCCCTCCGCGGCGTCGACCTCGACATCCTCCCTGGCGAGATCATCGCCCTGGTCGGCGAGTCCGGATCGGGAAAGAGCGTGTTCAGCAGCTGCCTGATGGGCCTGCCGCCGGCCAGCCGCAAGACCACGGTCACCGGCTCGGTCTGGGTTGCCGGCGTCGACATGATCAACGGCGACCCGTCGCACCGCCGCGATGTGCGCCGACACCTGATGGGTGCCGTGTTCCAGGACCCGCTGACGTCGCTGGACCCCACCATGAAGATCGGTCGCCAGGTGCGCGAACGCGGGGCCGACACGGCCCGCGGCATCGCGGCCCTCGTGGACGCCGGCGTGCCACTGCCAGAGCAGCGCATGGAGCAGTGGCCGCACAGCCTCTCCGGCGGACTCCGTCAGCGCGTGAGCATCGCCGCGGCGCTCACCAGTGACGTGCGGGGCCCGACGGGCAGCGACGTGGACTCCCTGCGCATCCGTGCTCTCACCGATGAACACGACGGCACGCCGCGGTTGCTCATCGCCGACGAGCCCACCACGGCCCTGGACGTGCGCGTCCAGGCGCAGATCATCCAGCTCTTCGCTCGGCTGCGCGCCGAGCACGGCTGCTCCATCGTGCTGATCACGCACGATCTGGGCGTCGCGGCACAGATCGCCGACCGTATCGCCGTGATGTACCAGGGTGAGATCGTCGAGATCGGCGAAGCCGCGGCGGTGCTCGGTGACCCGCAGCACGACTACACCCGCCGGCTGCTGGGGGCACGCCTGGACATCAACAAGGTCTCGGCGGCAGTGACTGTCGGCAAGCCCACGGTGCCCGGGCAGGCGCGTGCCGCCGAGCCGGAACCCGTGCTCTCGCTGCAGGGCATCATCAAGAGCTTTCCCCGCGCGGACGGCAGACGCGGCGATCGCCTGACCGTGGTGCGCGGGGTGTCCCTCGACGTGCCGGCGGGTGGCTCTGTCACCCTGGTCGGCGAGAGCGGCTGCGGCAAGTCGACCCTGCTCAGGATCGCCACCGGGCTGGACTCCCCCGACTCCGGCACTGTCCGGGTCTCGGCCGCAGGCGGTAAGCCACAACTGGTGTTCCAGGATGCCGGCTCATCGCTCACGCCCTGGCTGAACGTGAACACCCAGATCGTGGAGCGCCTGCGCACCCGGGGGCTGTCCCGCCGGGACAGCCGCGAGGAGGCCGGCGCCATCCTCGAACGGGTCGGGCTCGACCAGCGTGCCGGCCGGTCCCGGCCACGCGAACTCTCCGGCGGACAGCGTCAACGGGTGGCCATCGCCCGCGCGCTGGCCTCGTCACCGCGCATCCTCGTCTGCGACGAACCCGTGAGCGCCCTGGATGCGTCGTTGGCCTCGCGCGTGCTCGACCTGCTCGAGGAGCTGCGCGAGACGATGGGGATCGCGATCCTCATGGTCACCCACGACCTCGCGGTGGCCAAACGGATCGGTATCGACCTGGCCGTGATGTACGCGGGCGAGATCGTGGAGCGGGGCACCGTCGCCGAGGTCTTCGCCGCCCCGCAGCACGAGTACACCCGGGAGCTCCTGGCGGCCTCGCCCAGCATCTACACGGCCTGA
- a CDS encoding N-acyl homoserine lactonase family protein, which produces MTSHPLPVPAARDWADGTSLAVEGLPQRLVRFVLGYEPIREDVSIAGGDPYRILLEPVTAAAVVYERGWVLLDSGFNVDTIRDPEARAAHYNWDSYTAIITPGDALRDQVAAAGLDWAELAGCAISHVHIDHTGGLRLLADGPPVLFQRAEWTFASTVAGLEHFAATDDFLRDGLDIVLLDGDTVLAPGLTALDTRGHTPGHQSFRVDLAEGSIVLACDAADLRANITESTPCGSTALPEGAADAQASIDRLHALDAEPGVEVWPGHDPDWWAWQNFRDQWA; this is translated from the coding sequence ATGACCTCTCACCCCTTACCGGTTCCGGCCGCCCGCGACTGGGCCGACGGAACGTCACTGGCGGTCGAGGGACTGCCCCAGCGACTCGTCAGGTTCGTGCTCGGCTACGAACCGATCCGGGAGGACGTGTCGATAGCCGGTGGCGACCCTTACCGCATCCTGCTCGAACCGGTGACCGCGGCGGCTGTCGTCTACGAACGCGGCTGGGTGCTGCTCGACAGCGGATTCAACGTCGACACCATCCGCGACCCCGAGGCCAGGGCCGCCCACTACAACTGGGACAGTTACACCGCCATCATCACGCCGGGCGACGCGCTGCGCGACCAGGTCGCCGCGGCCGGGCTCGACTGGGCGGAGCTGGCCGGATGCGCCATCTCGCACGTGCACATCGACCACACCGGCGGGCTCCGCCTGCTCGCGGACGGCCCTCCCGTGCTCTTCCAGCGCGCCGAATGGACCTTCGCCTCGACCGTGGCCGGGCTCGAGCACTTCGCCGCCACCGACGACTTCCTCCGCGACGGCCTCGACATCGTGCTGCTCGACGGCGACACCGTGCTGGCCCCCGGGCTGACGGCGCTCGACACCCGCGGTCACACCCCCGGTCACCAGTCCTTCAGGGTGGACCTCGCTGAGGGCAGCATCGTGCTCGCCTGCGACGCCGCCGACCTGCGGGCGAACATCACCGAGTCCACGCCCTGCGGCTCCACCGCGCTGCCGGAGGGCGCGGCGGACGCCCAAGCCTCGATCGACCGGTTGCACGCCCTCGACGCCGAGCCGGGGGTCGAGGTCTGGCCTGGGCACGACCCGGACTGGTGGGCGTGGCAGAACTTCCGCGACCAGTGGGCGTAG
- a CDS encoding alpha/beta hydrolase, giving the protein MHIVLVHGAGGTPSTWSAVTPVLEARGLPHTLVSNPLKSLRTDVANTLAVIDSVQGPVLLVGHSYGGAVITNAGRHDAVQGLVYIAAFAPDHNESVTDVVRRYEPAEVSKYMERGENGEWSTGRGGDFWAEIGWDVPAEHRESLISETRRSENAIFDEESHDPAWQVLPSWYLVASRDRTLRPDAQRDMAARAGAVTTSIDTSHFTPRVAPETVVDVIERAFRALASGNPAGKSAGHSAAEALVEHQADAVATHPAG; this is encoded by the coding sequence ATGCATATCGTCCTCGTCCACGGAGCCGGCGGTACCCCGTCCACCTGGAGCGCCGTCACACCGGTCCTCGAAGCCCGCGGTCTCCCCCACACTCTCGTCAGCAACCCGCTGAAGTCCCTGCGAACAGATGTGGCGAACACCCTCGCCGTGATCGACTCCGTTCAGGGCCCGGTTCTCCTGGTCGGCCACTCCTATGGCGGCGCCGTGATCACCAATGCCGGCCGTCACGATGCCGTGCAGGGTCTCGTCTACATCGCCGCGTTCGCGCCCGATCACAACGAATCGGTCACCGACGTCGTGCGGCGGTACGAGCCGGCCGAAGTGTCGAAGTACATGGAGCGCGGCGAGAACGGCGAGTGGTCGACCGGGCGAGGCGGCGACTTCTGGGCCGAGATCGGCTGGGACGTTCCCGCGGAGCACCGCGAGTCCCTGATCAGCGAGACCCGCCGCTCCGAGAACGCCATTTTCGACGAGGAGTCCCACGATCCAGCCTGGCAGGTGCTGCCCAGCTGGTACCTCGTTGCCAGCCGGGATCGCACGCTGCGCCCGGATGCCCAGCGTGACATGGCGGCCAGGGCCGGTGCCGTGACCACCTCGATCGACACCAGCCATTTCACGCCGCGGGTCGCTCCCGAGACCGTCGTCGACGTGATCGAACGCGCTTTCAGAGCGCTCGCTTCCGGGAATCCAGCCGGGAAGTCCGCCGGGCACTCGGCCGCTGAGGCCCTGGTCGAGCACCAGGCCGACGCGGTCGCCACTCACCCAGCCGGGTGA